The proteins below come from a single Chryseobacterium bernardetii genomic window:
- the rpoC gene encoding DNA-directed RNA polymerase subunit beta', with protein sequence MSNKNKSSRFNKITIGLASPESILQDSRGEVLKPETINYRTHKPERDGLFCEKIFGPVKDYECACGKYKRIRYKGIVCDRCGVEVTEKKVRRERIGHINLVVPIAHIWYFRSLPNKIGYLLGIPSKKLDMIIYYERYVVIQQGIAKKLDGSDFENMEFLTEEEYLDIMETLPIENQYLDDSDPNKFIAKMGAEAVEELLKRIDLDALSFDLRHKAHNEGSKQRRTEALKRLNVVEALRGANTRMINRPEWMIMRVLPVIPPELRPLVPLDGGRFATSDLNDLYRRVIIRNNRLKRLLEIKAPEVILRNEKRMLQESVDSLFDNTRKSSAVKSESNRPLKSLSDSLKGKQGRFRQNLLGKRVDYSARSVIVVGPNLQLHECGIPKDMAAELYKPFIIRKLIERGIVKTVKSAKRIIDRKEPVVYDILENVMKGHPVLLNRAPTLHRLGIQAFQPKMIEGKAIQLHPLVTTAFNADFDGDQMAVHLPLGPEAILEAQLLMLGSQNILNPANGSPITVPSQDMVLGLYFMTKELSSTDTMKVKGEGLAFYSPEEAEIAYAEGKVSLNAKVRCKLPVKENGEIVTRLIETTVGRILFNQIVPKQVGYINELLTKKSLRNVIGKILADTDFPTTVKFLDAMKDLGYSNAFKGGLSFSLGDIVVPVEKKQMIAQSIETVDEIRANYNMGLITDTERYNQVIDVWTNTNAGLTEMIMSRMKTDQGGFNSVYMMLDSGARGSKEQIRQLSGMRGLMAKPQKAGSTGAEIIENPILANFKEGLSILEYFISTHGARKGLADTALKTADAGYLTRRLVDVAQDVIVTEDDCGTLRGTEVTALKKNDEIVEKISERILGRVSLHNIYDPESDELIAEADQVITEQLAKRIEEAGLEAVEVRSPLTCEAKKGICAKCYGRNLATGKMIHMGEAVGVIAAQSIGEPGTQLTLRTFHQGGTAGNVSENPSIVARRDGIVEMDEVRTITSEDENGNTAEVVVSRSTEFRLVADNDSRTPLMVANVPYGSILSVKPGDKVKKGDTICRWDPYNAVIIAETSGKVEYEDIIQGISFQLEIDEQTGFEEKVISESRNKKAVPTLKVVDSKGVEQKAYNLPVGAHLMVNDGEKIKAGKVLIKIPRKSAKAGDITGGLPRVTELFEARNPSNPAVVTEIDGVVSYGKIKRGNRELIVEAKTGERKIYLVKLSNQILVQENDFVRAGSPLSDGSITPDDILRIKGPTAVQEYLVNEIQEVYRLQGVKIDDKHFEIIVRQMMTKVSIVDGGDTQFLEGALEHKYDFLEENNRVFGLKVVVDAGDSKEFKPGQMITARELRDENSKLKREDLALVEVREALPATATPVLQGITRAALQTKSFMSAASFQETTKVLNEAAVAGKIDDLNGLKENVIVGHRIPAGTGLKEYQNVIVGSKKEFEDLN encoded by the coding sequence ATGTCAAATAAAAATAAATCAAGTAGATTTAATAAAATAACCATCGGTTTAGCTTCACCGGAGTCTATTTTACAAGACTCAAGAGGAGAGGTTTTAAAACCGGAAACTATTAACTACAGAACTCACAAGCCTGAAAGAGACGGGCTATTCTGTGAGAAAATCTTTGGTCCTGTAAAGGATTACGAATGTGCTTGTGGTAAATACAAGAGAATTCGTTACAAAGGGATCGTTTGTGACCGTTGTGGAGTAGAAGTTACTGAGAAAAAAGTAAGAAGAGAGAGAATCGGGCACATCAACCTTGTAGTTCCAATTGCACACATCTGGTATTTCCGTTCATTACCAAACAAAATCGGATACCTTCTTGGAATTCCTTCTAAGAAATTAGATATGATCATCTACTATGAAAGATATGTAGTGATTCAACAAGGTATTGCTAAGAAATTAGACGGTTCTGATTTCGAGAACATGGAATTCCTTACAGAAGAAGAGTACCTTGATATCATGGAAACTCTTCCTATTGAGAACCAATATCTTGATGATTCTGATCCAAACAAATTCATCGCTAAGATGGGTGCTGAAGCGGTTGAGGAATTGTTAAAGAGAATTGATCTTGATGCATTGTCTTTTGACTTGAGACACAAAGCTCATAATGAAGGATCTAAGCAAAGAAGAACTGAAGCTCTTAAGAGATTGAACGTTGTAGAAGCATTAAGAGGTGCTAATACAAGAATGATCAACAGACCAGAGTGGATGATTATGCGTGTTCTTCCAGTTATCCCACCAGAACTGAGACCATTGGTTCCATTGGATGGAGGGCGTTTCGCAACTTCTGACTTAAATGACCTTTATAGAAGAGTTATCATCAGAAATAACCGTTTGAAGAGATTATTGGAGATTAAAGCTCCTGAAGTAATCCTGAGAAACGAGAAGCGTATGCTTCAGGAATCAGTAGATTCATTATTTGATAACACAAGAAAATCTTCTGCAGTAAAATCTGAATCAAACAGACCATTGAAATCACTTTCTGATTCATTGAAAGGTAAGCAAGGTCGTTTCCGTCAGAACCTATTAGGAAAAAGGGTTGACTACTCTGCACGTTCTGTAATTGTTGTAGGTCCAAACTTACAGCTTCACGAATGTGGTATTCCTAAAGATATGGCAGCTGAGCTTTACAAACCATTCATCATTAGAAAATTAATCGAGAGAGGTATTGTAAAAACAGTAAAATCTGCGAAGAGAATTATCGATAGAAAAGAACCAGTAGTTTATGATATCCTTGAAAACGTGATGAAAGGTCACCCGGTACTATTGAACAGGGCACCTACGCTTCACAGACTTGGTATTCAGGCTTTCCAACCTAAGATGATCGAAGGTAAGGCAATCCAGCTACACCCGTTAGTAACTACGGCCTTCAACGCCGATTTCGATGGTGACCAGATGGCGGTACACTTGCCGTTAGGACCAGAAGCGATCCTTGAAGCTCAGTTATTGATGTTAGGTTCTCAAAACATTTTGAACCCTGCAAACGGTTCTCCAATTACGGTACCATCTCAGGACATGGTTCTTGGTCTTTATTTCATGACTAAAGAATTAAGCTCTACTGATACCATGAAAGTAAAAGGAGAAGGGCTTGCATTCTATTCTCCTGAAGAAGCGGAAATTGCTTACGCAGAAGGAAAAGTTTCCCTAAACGCTAAGGTAAGATGTAAATTACCTGTTAAGGAAAACGGAGAAATCGTAACAAGACTGATCGAAACTACTGTAGGTAGAATCCTGTTCAACCAGATCGTACCTAAACAGGTAGGATATATCAATGAACTTCTTACCAAGAAATCATTGAGAAATGTTATCGGTAAGATCCTTGCTGATACAGATTTCCCTACAACTGTGAAGTTTCTTGATGCAATGAAAGACTTAGGTTACTCAAACGCATTCAAAGGAGGTCTTTCTTTCTCACTTGGGGATATTGTAGTTCCTGTTGAGAAAAAACAGATGATTGCACAATCAATTGAAACTGTAGACGAAATTAGAGCTAACTATAACATGGGTCTAATTACCGATACAGAACGTTATAACCAGGTAATCGACGTTTGGACAAACACTAACGCCGGATTAACTGAAATGATCATGAGCAGAATGAAAACTGACCAAGGTGGTTTCAACTCTGTATACATGATGCTTGATTCTGGGGCGAGGGGTTCTAAGGAACAGATCCGTCAGTTATCAGGGATGAGAGGTTTGATGGCGAAACCGCAGAAAGCTGGTTCTACCGGTGCGGAGATCATCGAAAACCCGATTCTTGCGAACTTTAAAGAAGGACTTTCCATCTTAGAGTACTTTATCTCTACCCACGGTGCCCGTAAAGGTCTTGCGGATACCGCTCTTAAAACTGCCGATGCTGGTTACCTAACCAGAAGATTGGTAGACGTTGCACAGGACGTTATCGTTACAGAAGACGATTGTGGAACTTTAAGAGGAACTGAAGTTACTGCACTTAAGAAAAATGACGAGATCGTTGAAAAAATCTCTGAAAGAATCTTAGGTAGAGTATCTCTTCATAATATCTATGATCCTGAAAGTGATGAATTAATCGCTGAAGCAGATCAGGTAATCACTGAGCAGTTAGCTAAGAGAATTGAAGAAGCAGGATTAGAAGCAGTTGAAGTACGTTCTCCACTTACTTGTGAGGCTAAGAAAGGTATCTGTGCTAAATGTTACGGTAGAAACCTTGCAACTGGTAAGATGATCCACATGGGTGAAGCAGTAGGTGTAATTGCTGCACAGTCAATTGGGGAACCGGGAACTCAGCTTACGTTGAGAACCTTCCACCAAGGGGGTACTGCAGGAAACGTATCAGAAAACCCATCAATCGTTGCAAGAAGAGACGGTATCGTTGAAATGGATGAAGTAAGAACAATTACTTCTGAAGATGAAAACGGTAACACCGCTGAGGTTGTAGTTTCCCGTTCAACGGAATTCAGATTAGTTGCTGATAATGATTCTAGAACTCCATTAATGGTAGCTAACGTACCTTACGGATCTATTCTATCTGTGAAGCCAGGTGATAAAGTGAAGAAAGGGGATACAATCTGTAGATGGGATCCGTATAACGCGGTAATTATTGCTGAAACTTCAGGTAAGGTAGAATACGAGGATATCATCCAGGGTATTTCATTCCAGCTTGAAATTGACGAACAGACAGGATTTGAAGAGAAAGTAATCTCTGAATCCAGAAATAAGAAAGCCGTACCTACCTTGAAGGTGGTAGATTCTAAAGGAGTTGAGCAAAAAGCTTACAACTTACCGGTAGGAGCCCACTTGATGGTAAACGATGGTGAGAAAATTAAGGCTGGTAAAGTCTTAATCAAGATCCCGAGAAAATCTGCAAAAGCAGGGGATATCACCGGAGGTCTTCCGAGAGTTACCGAATTATTCGAAGCAAGAAACCCTTCAAACCCAGCAGTTGTTACTGAAATTGACGGGGTAGTTTCTTACGGAAAAATTAAGAGAGGTAACAGAGAATTGATCGTTGAAGCTAAAACTGGAGAAAGAAAAATTTACTTAGTTAAATTATCTAACCAGATCTTAGTACAGGAGAATGACTTCGTGAGAGCTGGTTCGCCACTTTCTGACGGTTCAATTACTCCAGACGATATCTTAAGAATTAAAGGTCCAACAGCTGTTCAGGAATACTTAGTAAACGAGATCCAGGAAGTTTACCGTCTACAGGGGGTAAAAATCGACGACAAGCACTTCGAAATCATCGTAAGACAGATGATGACAAAAGTATCTATCGTGGATGGAGGTGATACTCAATTCCTTGAAGGAGCTCTTGAGCATAAGTATGACTTCTTGGAAGAAAATAACAGGGTATTCGGTCTTAAAGTAGTAGTAGATGCTGGTGATTCTAAAGAATTTAAACCAGGTCAGATGATTACTGCAAGAGAATTAAGAGACGAAAACTCTAAGTTGAAGCGTGAAGATTTGGCATTGGTAGAAGTAAGAGAAGCTCTTCCAGCTACAGCAACTCCTGTACTGCAAGGTATTACAAGAGCTGCCCTTCAGACTAAGTCATTCATGTCTGCAGCATCATTCCAGGAAACAACTAAAGTTCTTAACGAAGCAGCAGTTGCTGGTAAGATAGACGATCTTAACGGTCTTAAAGAAAATGTAATTGTAGGACACAGAATTCCTGCAGGTACAGGTCTTAAAGAGTATCAGAACGTTATTGTAGGTTCTAAGAAAGAATTCGAAGACCTTAACTAA
- the rpoB gene encoding DNA-directed RNA polymerase subunit beta: MSKTKSTTQGNPRINFSSAKGKIVTPDFLDIQIESFKEFFQLDTLPEARKTEALYKTFQENFPITDSRNQFVLEFLDYLVDSPRYSIDECVERGLTYSVPLKARLKLYCTDPEHEDFQTVVQDVYLGPVPYMTPSGSFIINGAERVIVTQLHRSPGVFFGQTYHANGTKLYYSRIIPFKGSWMEFTTDINSVMYAYIDRKKKLPLTTLLRAIGYESDKDILQIFDLAEEVKVSKAALKKVEGRTLAARVLNTWFEDFVDEDTGEVVSIERNEIILDRETILEKEHLDLILDAGVKSILIHKENSNEFSIIQNTLQKDPTNSEKEAVEYIYRQLRNADPPDEETARGIIEKLFFSEQRYSLGEVGRYRLNKKLGLNIPTTTEVLTKEDIIAIVRHLIELVNSKAEVDDIDHLSNRRIKTVGEQLAGQFGVGLSRIARTIKERMNVRDNEIFTPLDLVNAKTLTSVINSFFGTNQLSQFMDQTNPLSEITHKRRLSALGPGGLSRERAGFEVRDVHHTHYGRICPIETPEGPNIGLISSLGIYAKINNLGFIETPYRKVENGKIDLNAAPIYLNAEDEEAKVIAQANVELSDNGEFETDRIIARLDGDYPVVEPNQVDLIDVAPNQISGISASLIPFLEHDDANRALMGSNMMRQAVPLLKPQAPIVGTGLEQQVARDSRILINAEGTGTVEYVDADRIVIKYERSEDEDLVQFESATKTYNLTKFRKTNQSTTITLRPNVRVGDVVEKGQVLCDGYATEKGELALGRNLVVAFMPWKGYNFEDAIVINEKVVREDWFTSIHVDEYSLEVRDTKLGMEELTADIPNVSEEATKDLDENGMIRIGAEVKPGDIMIGKITPKGESDPTPEEKLLRAIFGDKAGDVKDASLKADSSLRGVVINKKLFSRNIKDKKKRTEEKLKLEEIENTYKAKFDELRNTLIEKLNTLVSGKTSQGVHNDLDEEIIGKGVKFTHKLLTSVEDYVNVSGADWTVDADKNELIKQLIHNYKIKYNDIQGVKNREKFAISIGDELPAGIMKLAKVYIAKKRKLNVGDKMAGRHGNKGIVSRIVREEDMPFLEDGTPVDIVLNPLGVPSRMNIGQIYETVLGWAGQKLGMKFATPIFDGATLDQITEYTEKAGLPKFGHTYLYDGGTGERFTQAATVGVIYMLKLGHMVDDKMHARSIGPYSLITQQPLGGKAQFGGQRFGEMEVWALEAFGASNILREILTVKSDDVIGRAKTYEAIAKGESMPEPGIPESFNVLLHELQGLGLDVRLEE, translated from the coding sequence ATGAGTAAAACAAAATCAACAACTCAAGGAAATCCGAGAATTAATTTCTCATCAGCGAAAGGAAAAATTGTAACTCCGGACTTTTTGGACATCCAAATAGAGTCTTTTAAAGAATTTTTCCAGCTTGATACACTTCCTGAAGCCAGAAAGACAGAAGCTCTTTACAAGACTTTCCAAGAGAATTTCCCAATTACGGATTCAAGAAACCAATTCGTATTAGAATTCCTTGACTATCTGGTAGATTCTCCACGTTATTCAATTGATGAGTGTGTGGAAAGAGGACTTACTTATTCAGTTCCTCTAAAAGCAAGACTTAAATTGTATTGTACTGACCCGGAACACGAAGATTTCCAAACAGTGGTTCAGGATGTATATTTAGGTCCGGTTCCTTATATGACTCCTTCTGGTTCATTCATTATCAATGGAGCAGAGCGTGTAATCGTAACTCAGTTACACAGATCTCCGGGTGTATTCTTCGGACAGACTTACCACGCTAACGGAACCAAACTTTACTATTCAAGAATTATTCCTTTCAAAGGATCTTGGATGGAATTTACAACAGATATCAATAGCGTAATGTACGCGTATATCGACCGTAAGAAAAAGTTACCATTAACAACTTTATTAAGAGCTATCGGTTACGAATCTGATAAGGACATCCTTCAGATCTTCGACCTTGCTGAAGAAGTGAAAGTTTCTAAAGCAGCCCTTAAAAAAGTGGAAGGGAGAACATTGGCTGCGAGAGTATTGAACACATGGTTCGAAGACTTCGTAGACGAAGATACAGGGGAGGTAGTTTCTATCGAAAGAAACGAGATCATCCTGGATAGAGAAACCATCCTTGAAAAAGAACACTTAGATCTTATCCTGGATGCCGGTGTGAAATCAATCCTGATTCACAAAGAAAACAGCAATGAATTCTCTATCATTCAGAATACATTACAAAAAGACCCTACAAACTCTGAGAAAGAAGCTGTAGAGTACATCTATCGTCAGTTAAGAAACGCAGATCCACCAGATGAGGAAACTGCAAGAGGAATCATTGAAAAATTATTCTTCTCTGAGCAGAGATACTCTTTAGGTGAAGTAGGACGTTACAGACTAAACAAAAAGTTAGGTCTTAACATCCCAACTACAACTGAGGTTCTTACAAAAGAAGATATCATTGCAATCGTAAGACACTTAATCGAACTTGTAAACTCTAAAGCGGAGGTGGATGACATCGACCACTTATCTAACAGAAGAATTAAAACTGTTGGTGAGCAATTAGCAGGACAGTTCGGAGTAGGTCTTTCAAGAATTGCAAGAACAATCAAGGAGAGAATGAACGTTAGAGATAACGAAATCTTTACTCCGCTTGACCTTGTTAATGCTAAGACTTTAACATCTGTAATTAACTCATTCTTCGGTACCAACCAGCTATCTCAGTTCATGGACCAAACCAACCCTCTGTCTGAGATTACTCACAAGAGAAGATTATCGGCACTAGGGCCTGGTGGTTTATCAAGAGAAAGAGCAGGTTTCGAGGTTAGAGACGTTCACCATACCCACTACGGAAGAATCTGTCCGATTGAAACTCCGGAAGGACCAAACATCGGTTTGATTTCATCTTTAGGTATTTATGCGAAAATCAACAACCTTGGTTTCATCGAAACTCCATACAGAAAAGTAGAAAACGGTAAGATTGATCTTAACGCTGCTCCTATTTATCTGAATGCAGAAGACGAAGAAGCTAAAGTAATTGCTCAGGCAAACGTTGAATTGAGCGATAACGGTGAATTCGAAACAGACAGAATTATTGCAAGATTGGACGGTGATTATCCGGTAGTAGAACCTAACCAGGTTGACCTTATCGACGTAGCTCCTAACCAGATTTCCGGTATCTCCGCTTCATTAATTCCATTCCTGGAGCATGATGATGCGAACCGTGCATTGATGGGATCTAACATGATGCGTCAGGCCGTTCCTCTATTGAAGCCACAGGCTCCAATCGTTGGTACAGGGCTTGAGCAGCAGGTTGCAAGAGATTCAAGAATCTTAATTAACGCTGAAGGTACAGGTACTGTAGAGTACGTAGATGCTGACAGAATCGTTATTAAGTATGAAAGAAGTGAGGACGAAGATTTAGTACAATTCGAGTCTGCTACTAAAACATATAACCTTACTAAGTTCAGAAAAACCAACCAGAGTACAACCATTACCCTAAGACCAAACGTAAGAGTAGGTGATGTAGTGGAAAAAGGACAGGTACTTTGCGACGGTTATGCTACTGAAAAAGGAGAATTGGCTCTTGGTAGAAACTTAGTGGTAGCGTTCATGCCTTGGAAAGGATACAACTTCGAGGATGCGATCGTAATCAACGAAAAAGTTGTGCGTGAAGACTGGTTTACTTCAATTCACGTAGATGAATATTCTCTTGAAGTTCGTGATACCAAATTAGGAATGGAAGAGCTTACAGCAGATATTCCAAACGTATCTGAAGAAGCTACCAAAGATCTTGACGAGAACGGTATGATCAGAATTGGTGCTGAAGTGAAGCCTGGGGATATCATGATTGGTAAAATTACTCCAAAAGGTGAATCTGACCCAACTCCTGAAGAAAAACTCCTTAGAGCAATCTTCGGTGATAAAGCTGGTGATGTGAAGGATGCTTCATTGAAAGCTGACTCATCATTAAGAGGTGTGGTTATCAACAAGAAATTGTTTTCCAGAAACATTAAAGACAAAAAGAAAAGAACTGAAGAAAAACTTAAGCTTGAAGAAATTGAAAACACTTACAAGGCTAAGTTTGACGAGTTGAGAAATACTTTAATTGAAAAATTAAATACACTGGTAAGCGGTAAAACTTCTCAGGGGGTACATAATGACCTTGACGAAGAGATCATCGGTAAAGGTGTGAAATTCACTCACAAGTTATTAACTTCAGTTGAAGATTATGTAAACGTTAGCGGTGCAGACTGGACAGTAGACGCTGACAAGAATGAATTGATCAAACAATTGATTCATAATTACAAAATCAAATATAACGACATCCAGGGAGTTAAAAACCGTGAGAAATTTGCAATTTCAATCGGAGACGAGCTTCCGGCGGGTATCATGAAGCTGGCTAAAGTTTACATTGCTAAGAAACGTAAACTGAATGTAGGGGATAAGATGGCAGGACGTCACGGTAACAAAGGTATCGTATCAAGAATCGTTCGTGAAGAAGATATGCCATTCCTTGAAGACGGAACACCGGTAGATATCGTATTGAATCCACTTGGGGTACCTTCGCGTATGAACATCGGACAGATCTATGAAACAGTTCTTGGATGGGCTGGTCAGAAATTAGGAATGAAGTTCGCTACACCAATCTTCGATGGAGCAACTCTTGATCAGATTACTGAATATACAGAGAAAGCTGGTCTTCCTAAATTCGGTCACACTTACCTTTATGATGGTGGTACCGGAGAAAGATTTACTCAGGCAGCGACTGTAGGTGTTATTTACATGCTGAAACTAGGACATATGGTTGATGACAAAATGCACGCACGTTCTATTGGTCCTTACTCATTGATTACTCAGCAGCCGTTAGGAGGTAAAGCTCAGTTCGGAGGTCAGAGATTCGGAGAGATGGAGGTTTGGGCACTTGAAGCATTCGGTGCATCTAACATCCTGAGAGAGATCCTTACTGTGAAGTCGGATGACGTGATTGGTAGAGCAAAAACTTATGAAGCCATTGCTAAGGGTGAATCTATGCCTGAACCAGGTATTCCGGAATCATTCAACGTACTACTTCACGAGTTACAAGGTCTTGGATTAGACGTAAGATTGGAGGAGTAA
- the rplL gene encoding 50S ribosomal protein L7/L12 translates to MSDLKNLAETLVNLTVKDVNELAAILKDEYGIEPAAAAVVVAGGAAGEAAEEKTEFDVILKSAGASKLAIVKLVKDLTGAGLKEAKDIVDGAPAPLKQGVSKDEAEALKKQLEEAGAEVELK, encoded by the coding sequence ATGTCAGATTTAAAAAATTTAGCTGAAACGCTAGTAAACCTAACTGTAAAAGACGTAAACGAATTAGCTGCTATCCTTAAGGATGAGTACGGAATTGAGCCAGCTGCTGCTGCTGTAGTAGTTGCAGGTGGAGCTGCAGGTGAAGCTGCTGAAGAAAAGACTGAATTCGATGTAATTCTTAAGTCTGCAGGTGCTTCTAAATTAGCTATCGTTAAATTAGTAAAAGATTTAACTGGTGCTGGTCTTAAAGAAGCTAAAGATATCGTAGACGGTGCTCCTGCTCCATTAAAGCAAGGTGTATCTAAAGACGAAGCTGAAGCTCTTAAGAAGCAATTAGAAGAAGCTGGTGCTGAAGTAGAATTGAAATAA
- the rplJ gene encoding 50S ribosomal protein L10 translates to MTKDQKVVAIQEIKDLLQDAKVVYVADLEGLNAGKSSDFRRQAFKQNIKVKVVKNTLLQKAMEQIEGVDYSEMFPSFKGNSALMIADTANAPAKLIQGFRKKEEKPALKSAFVQETFYIGDNNLDMLANIKSREEMIGEIIGLLQSPIQRVVSALQNKPETVEAKAEEAAPVVEETPAAEAPESAAESTEETSAE, encoded by the coding sequence ATGACAAAAGACCAAAAAGTTGTAGCGATACAAGAGATCAAAGATTTGCTTCAGGATGCAAAAGTAGTATACGTAGCAGATCTAGAAGGTTTGAACGCTGGTAAATCTTCAGATTTCAGAAGACAGGCTTTCAAGCAAAATATCAAAGTAAAAGTTGTAAAAAATACACTTTTACAAAAAGCAATGGAGCAAATTGAAGGAGTAGATTACTCTGAAATGTTCCCATCTTTCAAAGGAAACTCAGCATTAATGATTGCTGATACAGCTAATGCTCCTGCGAAACTTATCCAAGGATTCAGAAAGAAAGAAGAAAAGCCGGCTTTAAAATCTGCTTTTGTTCAGGAAACTTTCTATATTGGTGACAACAACCTAGACATGTTGGCTAACATCAAGTCTAGAGAAGAAATGATCGGTGAAATCATCGGATTACTTCAGTCTCCAATTCAAAGAGTTGTTTCTGCTCTTCAAAACAAACCTGAAACTGTAGAAGCTAAAGCTGAAGAAGCTGCTCCTGTAGTTGAAGAAACTCCTGCTGCTGAAGCTCCAGAATCTGCTGCAGAAAGCACTGAAGAAACAAGTGCTGAATAA
- the rplA gene encoding 50S ribosomal protein L1 produces the protein MAKLTKKQKEALSKVEKGRFYNLEEGSALVKEVNTAKFDASVDIAVRLGVDPRKANQMVRGVVSLPHGTGKDVKVLALVTPDKEAEAKAAGADYVGLDEYLQKIKEGWTDVDVIVTMPAVMGKLGPLGRVLGPRGLMPNPKSGTVTMEIGKAVTEVKAGKIDFKVDKYGIIHAGIGKVSFDAAKIKENAQELIQTLIKMKPTAAKGTYVKSIYLSSTMSPGIAIDTKSVN, from the coding sequence ATGGCAAAATTGACTAAAAAGCAAAAGGAAGCTTTAAGCAAAGTAGAAAAAGGAAGATTCTATAACCTTGAAGAAGGTTCAGCTCTTGTAAAAGAAGTGAACACTGCAAAGTTTGATGCTTCTGTAGATATCGCTGTAAGATTAGGTGTAGACCCAAGAAAAGCTAACCAAATGGTAAGAGGTGTTGTATCTCTTCCTCACGGAACTGGTAAAGATGTTAAAGTTTTGGCTTTAGTAACTCCAGATAAAGAAGCAGAAGCTAAAGCTGCTGGTGCTGACTATGTAGGTCTTGACGAATATTTACAAAAAATTAAAGAAGGTTGGACAGACGTTGACGTTATCGTTACTATGCCAGCTGTAATGGGTAAATTAGGTCCATTAGGTAGAGTATTAGGTCCAAGAGGTTTAATGCCAAACCCTAAATCAGGAACTGTAACTATGGAAATTGGTAAAGCAGTAACTGAAGTGAAAGCAGGTAAAATTGATTTCAAAGTAGACAAGTATGGTATCATCCATGCTGGTATTGGTAAAGTATCTTTCGATGCTGCTAAGATCAAAGAAAATGCTCAGGAATTAATCCAGACATTGATCAAAATGAAACCAACTGCTGCTAAAGGAACTTATGTAAAGTCTATCTATCTGTCTTCTACAATGAGCCCAGGTATTGCAATTGATACTAAATCTGTTAACTAA
- the rplK gene encoding 50S ribosomal protein L11 — protein MAKKVFKMVKLQVKGGAANPSPPVGPALGSAGVNIMEFCKQFNGRTQDKPGQVLPVVITVYEDKSFEFVIKTPPAAIQLMDAAKIKGGSGEPNRNKVGSVTWEQVKKIAEDKMADLNCFTMDSAVSMVAGTARSMGLRVTGTKPTFNA, from the coding sequence ATGGCTAAAAAAGTCTTTAAAATGGTAAAGCTTCAGGTGAAAGGTGGCGCAGCTAACCCTTCTCCACCAGTAGGTCCAGCATTGGGTTCTGCAGGTGTGAACATCATGGAGTTTTGTAAGCAATTTAACGGAAGAACCCAAGATAAGCCAGGGCAAGTTTTACCTGTAGTAATTACAGTATACGAAGACAAATCTTTTGAATTCGTTATTAAAACTCCACCTGCAGCTATCCAATTAATGGATGCGGCTAAGATCAAGGGAGGTTCTGGTGAACCAAACAGAAACAAAGTAGGTTCTGTAACTTGGGAACAAGTAAAGAAAATCGCTGAAGATAAAATGGCGGATCTTAACTGTTTTACAATGGACTCTGCAGTTTCTATGGTTGCAGGTACTGCTAGATCTATGGGATTAAGAGTAACAGGAACTAAACCAACTTTTAACGCTTAA
- the nusG gene encoding transcription termination/antitermination protein NusG, with translation MSELKWYVLKAISGQENKVKNYIETEIKRLGFEQYVTQVVIPMEKVIQIRNGKKVPKERPYYPGYLMIEADLMGEIPHVIKNIPGVISFLSLTKGGDPVPMRKSEVNRMLGRMDELSEFASDVEIPYVVGENVKVIDGPFNGFNGTVEKILEDKKKIEVSVLIFGRKTPMELSYMQVEKV, from the coding sequence ATGAGCGAATTGAAATGGTATGTGCTGAAAGCAATCAGCGGACAGGAAAATAAAGTGAAAAACTATATTGAGACAGAAATCAAACGTCTAGGGTTTGAGCAGTACGTTACTCAAGTGGTTATTCCTATGGAAAAGGTAATCCAAATTAGAAACGGTAAAAAAGTTCCTAAAGAAAGACCTTACTATCCTGGATACTTGATGATTGAAGCTGACCTGATGGGAGAGATTCCTCATGTTATCAAAAATATCCCCGGAGTTATTTCTTTCTTAAGTTTAACAAAAGGAGGCGATCCTGTTCCAATGAGAAAATCAGAAGTGAACAGAATGCTTGGAAGAATGGATGAGCTTTCAGAATTTGCAAGTGATGTTGAGATTCCATATGTAGTGGGTGAAAACGTAAAAGTGATCGATGGTCCTTTCAACGGATTCAATGGTACAGTTGAGAAGATTCTTGAAGACAAAAAGAAAATTGAAGTTTCTGTATTGATCTTCGGTAGAAAGACCCCAATGGAACTAAGCTATATGCAAGTAGAAAAAGTATAA